A single genomic interval of Oryctolagus cuniculus chromosome 19, mOryCun1.1, whole genome shotgun sequence harbors:
- the PPP1R35 gene encoding protein phosphatase 1 regulatory subunit 35 isoform X2: protein MLGCGESELESVEGDEAVVAPGLPPEPRAPEPRAPLPEPGLDLSLSPRPESPEPRSGSPRRPKGQAERRGGARRGRQVRFRLAPPSPARPEAPRELEHPALHSSLALGLELRAARAAAGAQFDAAKAVEEQLRKSFRLRCGVEDSVSEGASGARARHDHFVRPRDAGLRSSTPAPGRAAPAPPSAPAPPSGRHLPHASDAQAMGGLVRGPGLLGPVFVLLFFQNKVVWLTNGTLQMGPKSLQGFVHLAPAWKLLGSFGPSCLGPWLSDVKRKTLPVRGLDAVPPLASPLFQKCGSQPIRLPIICLKRRAGGTSAVAINVVLVSTYVPVRVLVTPLPILLLRPGKAAEAAQVLGPLHPCRRPRRSSWLQISPALPVATIWGVNQQMEDPSPCL, encoded by the exons ATGCTGGGCTGTGGGGAGTCAGAGCTGGAGTCGGTGGAAGGGGATGAAGCCGTGGTGGCCCCAGGACTGCCCCCAGAACCCCGGGCCCCGGAGCCGCGAGCCCCACTACCGGAGCCCGGCCTGGATCTGAGCCTGAGTCCGCGTCCGGAGAGCCCCGAGCCGCGCAGCGGCAGCCCCAGACGGCCGAAGGGGCAGGCGGAGCGGCGGGGTGGGGCTCGGAGGGGGCGGCAG GTCCGGTTCCGCCTGGCGCCGCCCTCCCCGGCCCGGCCCGAGGCGCCGCGGGAGCTCGAGCACCCCGCGCTGCacagcagcctggccctgggcctcgAGCTGCGGGCCGCGCGCGCTGCGGCGGGGGCTCAGTTCGACGCCGCGAAGGCCGTGGAGGAACAGCTGAGGAAGTCGTTCCGGCTCCGCTGCGGTGTGGAGGACAGCGTGAGCGAGG GAGCCTCCGGGGCCAGGGCCAGACATGACCATTTTGTGCGACCCAGAGACGCTGGTCTACGAAGCTCCACACCTGCCCCTGGACGGGCTGCCCCCGCTCCGCCTTCAGCCCCGGCGCCGCCCTCCGGAAGACACCTTCCTCATGCATCGGACGCTCAGGCGATGGGAGGCTTAGTCCGAGGACCCGGGCTGCTGGGTCCTGTTTTTGTGTTGCTATTTTTTCAGAATAAAGTTGTTTGGCTAACAAATGGGACGCTTCAGATGGGGCCGAAGTCCCTCCAGGGCTTTGTCCACTTAGCTCCAGCTTGGAAGCTCCTGGGGAGTTTTGGGCCCTCATGTTTAGGACCTTGGTTAAGTGATGTCAAGCGAAAAACACTGCCAGTCAGGGGCCTAGATGCTGTACCTCCCCTCGCCTCACCATTATTTCAGAAATGTGGGTCCCAGCCCATTAGGCTCCCGATTATCTGCCTCAAGAGGCGTGCAGGGggcaccagcgctgtggcaatTAACGTGGTGCTGGTGTCCACATacgtgccggttcgtgtcctggttactcctcttccaatcctgctgctaaggcctgggaaagcagcggaagcggcccaagtccttgggcccctgcacccatgtaggagacccagaagaagctcctggcttcagatcagcccagctctgcctgttgccaccatctggggtgtgaaccagcagatggaagacccctctccctgcctgtaa
- the PPP1R35 gene encoding protein phosphatase 1 regulatory subunit 35 isoform X1 codes for MLGCGESELESVEGDEAVVAPGLPPEPRAPEPRAPLPEPGLDLSLSPRPESPEPRSGSPRRPKGQAERRGGARRGRQVRFRLAPPSPARPEAPRELEHPALHSSLALGLELRAARAAAGAQFDAAKAVEEQLRKSFRLRCGVEDSVSEGLNVPRSRRLFRDLVSLQVPEEQVLNAALREKLALLPPQARVPPPKEPPGPGPDMTILCDPETLVYEAPHLPLDGLPPLRLQPRRRPPEDTFLMHRTLRRWEA; via the exons ATGCTGGGCTGTGGGGAGTCAGAGCTGGAGTCGGTGGAAGGGGATGAAGCCGTGGTGGCCCCAGGACTGCCCCCAGAACCCCGGGCCCCGGAGCCGCGAGCCCCACTACCGGAGCCCGGCCTGGATCTGAGCCTGAGTCCGCGTCCGGAGAGCCCCGAGCCGCGCAGCGGCAGCCCCAGACGGCCGAAGGGGCAGGCGGAGCGGCGGGGTGGGGCTCGGAGGGGGCGGCAG GTCCGGTTCCGCCTGGCGCCGCCCTCCCCGGCCCGGCCCGAGGCGCCGCGGGAGCTCGAGCACCCCGCGCTGCacagcagcctggccctgggcctcgAGCTGCGGGCCGCGCGCGCTGCGGCGGGGGCTCAGTTCGACGCCGCGAAGGCCGTGGAGGAACAGCTGAGGAAGTCGTTCCGGCTCCGCTGCGGTGTGGAGGACAGCGTGAGCGAGG GCTTGAACGTGCCGCGCTCCAGGCGGCTCTTCCGGGACCTGGTGAGCCTGCAGGTGCCGGAGGAGCAGGTTCTGAACGCCGCCCTCAGGGAGAAGCTGGCGCTCCTGCCGCCCCAGGCTCGAGTGCCGCCCCCAAAG GAGCCTCCGGGGCCAGGGCCAGACATGACCATTTTGTGCGACCCAGAGACGCTGGTCTACGAAGCTCCACACCTGCCCCTGGACGGGCTGCCCCCGCTCCGCCTTCAGCCCCGGCGCCGCCCTCCGGAAGACACCTTCCTCATGCATCGGACGCTCAGGCGATGGGAGGCTTAG
- the MEPCE gene encoding 7SK snRNA methylphosphate capping enzyme, translated as MIEMAAEKEPFLVPAPPPPLKEESGGGGGPTVPPPREAASGEPRGEPERGPGRSARSADAPASAAGSGSPGAAATPQGGPRAQPHGEARVSDPHGRAAPPDVGEERRGGGGTELGPPAPPRPRNGYQPHRPPGGGGGKRRNSCHVGGGGGGFKHPAFKRRRRVNSDCDSVLPSNFLLGGNIFDPLNLNSLLDEEVSRALNAETPKSSPLPAKGRDPVEILIPKDITDPLSLNTCTDEAQVVLASPLKTGRKRHRHRGQHHQQQQQQAAAGGGSDSHSVPPTAPLTPSLHGEGAAQQQRPRGQNRDAPQPYELNTAINCRDEVVSPLPSALQGPSGSLPAPPAASVTSAPSSSSSRHRKRRRTSSKSEAGARGGGQGPKERGRGSWGGRHHPPPAAAFKKQQRKFQYGNYCEYYGYRNPSCEDGRLRVLKPEWFRGRDVLDLGCNVGHLTLSIACKWGPSRMVGLDIDSQLIHSARQNIRHYLSEELRLPTQTSEGDPGAEGKEGTTTVRKRGYFPASLTASRGPIAAPQVPLDGADSSVFPNNVVFVTGNYVLDRDELVEAQKAEYDVVLCLSLTKWVQLNWGDEGLKRMFRRIYRHLRPGGILVLEPQPWSSYNKRKTLTETTYKNYYRIQLKPEQFSSYLTSPEVGFSSYELVATPHNTSKGFQRPVYLFHKAHAPSH; from the exons ATGATCGAGATGGCGGCGGAGAAGGAGCCGTTTCTGGtgccggccccgccgccgccgctcaaAGAGGAGTCGGGCGGAGGGGGCGGCCCCACGGTGCCACCACCCCGAGAGGCCGCCTCCGGGGAGCCCCGCGGCGAGCCGGAGCGCGGCCCGGGCCGGAGCGCGCGCTCCGCGGACGCCCCTGCCTCGGCAGCCGGCAGCGGGAGCCCCGGCGCCGCCGCCACCCCTCAGGGCGGCCCCCGGGCGCAGCCGCACGGGGAGGCCCGCGTGTCGGATCCCCACGGGCGAGCCGCTCCCCCGGATGTGGGGGAGGAgcgccggggagggggcgggacggAGCTGggcccccctgcccctcctcGGCCGCGTAATGGCTACCAGCCCCACCGGCCCcctgggggcggcgggggcaAGAGGAGAAACAGCTGCCACGTCGGGGGCGGCGGTGGGGGCTTCAAGCACCCGGCGTTCAAGAGGCGCCGGCGGGTAAATTCGGACTGTGACTCCGTGTTGCCCTCCAACTTCCTCCTCGGGGGCAACATCTTCGATccgctgaacctcaatagcctttTGGATGAGGAAGTGAGCCGCGCACTCAATGCGGAGACCCCTAAGTCATCCCCACTGCCCGCCAAGGGCCGAGATCCAGTGGAGATCCTCATCCCCAAAGATATCACTGACCCGCTCAGTCTCAACACTTGCACTGATGAGGCTCAAGTAGTTCTTGCTTCGCCGCTCAAGACTGGTCGGAAACGGCACAGACACCGGGGAcagcaccaccagcagcagcagcagcaggcggcGGCGGGTGGAGGGAGTGACAGCCACTCCGTGCCGCCCACCGCCCCCCTCACCCCCTCACTCCACGGGGAGGGCGCCGCGCAGCAGCAGCGCCCGAGGGGCCAGAACCGGGATGCCCCCCAGCCCTATGAACTCAACACAGCCATCAACTGCAGGGATGAGGTCGTGTCTCCCCTTCCGTCCGCCCTGCAGGGCCCCTCAGGCTCCCTTCCGGCCCCTCCCGCTGCCTCAGTTACCTCTGCACCCTCGTCTTCCTCCTCCCGGCATCGCAAACGGCGCAGGACTTCCAGCAAGTCTGAGGCCGGGGCTAGGGGTGGAGGCCAGGGTCCTAAGGAGAGGGGCCGCGGGAGCTGGGGAGGCCGCCACCACCCGCCACCTGCGGCAGCGTTTAAAAAGCAGCAGCGCAAGTTCCAGTATGGGAATTATTGCGAGTACTATGGGTACCGCAATCCTTCCTGTGAGGACGGCCGCCTTCGTGTGTTGAAGCCCGAGTGGTTTCGCGGCCGGGACGTCCTAGACCTGGGCTGCAACGTGGGCCATCTGACCCTGAGCATTGCCTGCAAGTGGGGCCCCTCGCGCATGGTGGGCCTGGATATCGACTCCCAGCTCATCCACTCTGCCCGCCAGAACATCCGACACTACCTGTCCGAGGAGCTGCGGCTCCCAACCCAGACTTCGGAGGGAGACCCCGgggcagaggggaaggaagggactACCACCGTCCGGAAGAGGGGCTACTTCCCAGCCTCGCTGACAGCCAGCCGGGGTCCCATCGCTGCACCCCAAGTGCCCTTGGATGGAGCGGATTCATCCGTCTTCCCCAACAATGTTGTCTTCGTCACG GGGAACTACGTGCTGGATCGAGACGAGCTGGTGGAAGCCCAGAAAGCAGAGTATGACGTGGTGCTCTGCCTCAGCCTCACCAAGTGGGTGCAGCTCAACTGGGGAGACGAGGGGCTGAAGCGCATGTTCCGCCGGATCTACAGGCACCTGCGCCCCGGGGGCATCCTGGTcctggagccccagccctggtcatccTACAACAAGAGAAAGACTCTGACG GAGACCACCTACAAGAACTACTACCGAATCCAGCTGAAGCCAGAGCAGTTCAGTTCCTACCTGACTTCCCCAGAGGTGGGCTTCTCCAGCTATGAGCTGGTGGCAACCCCCCACAACACCTCCAAAG gcTTCCAGCGTCCGGTGTACCTGTTCCACAAGGCCCATGCCCCCAGCCACTAA